The genomic stretch CCGGGACGCTGCTCGGCGAGCGCCCTCGAGTTCTGTTCCGACTCCTTTCGCGTCCACCCGGCCCAAGGGTGGTCGGGATGACTGCCATTGTGGTACCAGGCGTAGTAGTTGGCGAAGAGTAGTGGCTTAGGCTCTTCTTCAACAGCGGAAACCGCCGCCGAGAGGCTGCAAAGCACCCACAAGGTGAACGTCGAGGCGAGTCTCATCATTGGGCTCCGGGCCTGGGTGAGTACGGGGTGATGCTTTCGGAAGCTGCCAGTAGCTGCCAACAAGTCAGTTGCATGCGTGGCAAGTGAAAGGGACCTTTCCAGACGTTGCCTTTCAATTGGGAACTGATGCGGCCGTCCCGGTGAAGGTAGCCGAACCACTCGCCGTGCTCTGCGTCAGGGAAATGTGCGTAGGTCCAGTCGTGGATCCTTCTGTGCCAGTCCGCGTACTTGGAATCACCGGTGAGTTCATGGGCAAGCAGTGTGGCAATGATGGTCTCGTTTTGTGGCCACCAGAACTTCATGTCGTGCCAGTATTCCTGAACCGGCAGGCCGTATACATCGACAAAGTACAGGATGCCTCCATACTCCGTGTCCCAGCCTCGCTGCCACATCCAATCGAGCATCTGGCAGCCGGTTTGGATAAGTCGATCGTCACCTCGAAGTTTCCCTTCCCGCATGATGAACCATGCGCCTTCGATCGCGTGACCGGGGTTGAGCATGCGGCCGTCGAAGTGGTTGATGATGTCGCCGTTTGGGCTCACCGTCTCCATTACGCATTGAATGTCTTCCTTGATGTGGAAGCGGCGGATGTCGTCGATACTGCGGTCGATCCATCTGTTGGCGTCGGCTAGGCCGATCGACTCGCGAAGCTCTTGCGCGGTGGCGATGGTGATCATCGGGAAACCGATCCCTCGTGTTGGCCTTGTCGATGTGAATTTTGGAACAACGCCCTGAGGATCAAGATTGTGATCGATAAATCGTTGAAACGTTCGCCTTGCCTTGACAGCGTAATGTTCGTCACCGGTTGCTTTGAAGAGTTCGCCGTAGGCAATGGATGCGAAGCTTTCCGAAAACGCATAGCGGCGTTTGCGAATGGGTTTTCCTTCTTTCGTGACGTGGAACCACATGCGGTCATCGGATGGATCGAAACAGCATTCATCAAGGAATCGAGCACCGTGCTTGGCTAGATCCAGCCATTCATCACGTTGCTCGACGTTGTTGTAGAGCTCACCCAGCAGCCAAGTGAATCGGCCTTGTTGCCAGACGCCTTTGTCGGTGTCGATCACAGCGCCGTCACGATCCAGTGACATCATGAAGCCACCATCTTCGCGATCCAAACCGTGCTTGATCCAAAATGGCAGCGTGTCGTGCAGCAGCCCATCACGATAGGTGGCCCGTAATTCGTTTCGGCGGTTGTCGTCCATTGAAGTCATTGGTGTCGTCGTGCAGGCTGGCCGTTTTGCAATGAGAGGTGACAATTCATACTCTGACAGCCTGAGCTACATCAGCTATCACTGATTTTCTTGTTCTCGGAACATGATTCTAGCGACCAACGGGAGCGGGCGGGCACCACTCCGAGCGGTAGCTCACTTCGCTGCGGCCGTGCCGCCCTCAGGTTTCTGCAAAGTGTGAAGGGTCAGCCCTGTAAGGTCGCGGTTTGGCTTTGGAGTGGCCAGGCTCGTTAGATAGCCGACGACGAAACAGGTGGTGATTCCACACGACGTGTACAGGTATCCGTTGATTGCGGTGAACTTCCAGAGGCTGAACATCACGGTTGCACCCACCAATGCGCCGACCATGGCTCCGGTGGAATTGGCGCGTGTCGTCGTGCCGCCCAAGACGAAGAGCCCGCCGAGCACTCCCATGAACAACCCGATCACGACCAAAAAGGTATCGAACAGCGATTTGATGTCGGGATTGACGAATACCAACCCCAGCAGCGTTCCAATCACGCCCATTAAAAACGTCAGGCCGCGAGCCGCGCTGAGATAACTGCCGTCGGAGTTGCAGAGGTCAAAGGGGCGAAGGAAGTCGGTCACCAAGGCCGTTGCGGTGGAATTCATGCTTGTCGAAACGGTCGATTGTGCGGCTGCAAAGACGCCTGCAACAATCAGCCCCGCCAAGCCAATGGGCATTTCATGTGCAATGAAGTAGGGAAACACCTGATCGGTGGTGATCGTGGGGTCGAGTCGGTCGGGGTTCGACTGATAGAACGCAAACAGCGCCGTGCCGATTCCGAAAAACAGCAACGTCGCGGGTACCGTCAGCACGGCGTTTGTCCAGATGGAACGAGCCGCCATTCTCTGATCGGCGGTTGTCATATAGCGTTGCACGACCGCTTGATCGGCTGTGTAGGACGAAAGGTTCTGGCCAATCGCGCCGACGACGATCACCCACAATGCGATTTGCGCACTGGTTGGACTCAGATGATGGTTTGCGATCTGGAACTTGTCGGACGCGTTCGCTGCGGACACAAACCCGCTTGCACCGCCGTCCGTCCCCATCACGAGTAAGACAAACGCAACGACGGCTCCGCCAAGTAGCACGAACGTCTGAATCGTGTCGGTCCAGATCACCGCCTCGACACCGCCCATCGTGCAGTACAAGATGCTTAGAACGCCCATCAGTAGAACCGATTGACTCGGTGTCAGCGGCGTCGCGACCGACAACGCTAATCCGGTAAGCGACATGACGACCGCCATGCGGAAGAGATGAAATAGCGTGAAGCTGGCACTTCCGAACAGCCTTACCGGTCGACTAAATCGTTTCTCCAGATACTCATACGCACTGGTGGCGTCGATGCGGCGAAAGAACGGCATGGCGACGTAAACCGCGATGATGGCAACCAGCGGAATCGTGAAGTTGCCGATGGAGTACACCCAATCCTGTGCATACGCTTTTGACGGAATGCCAGTGAAGGTCAGCGAACTGAGCATCGTTGCGAAGATGCTGCACCCGGCCGCCCACCAGGGCAGGTGACCGCCACCGCGAAAGTAGTCGTCGGTATTCTTATTCTTTCTTGCCACGTAAGCTCCGACGCCGACCATCGACAGCAGGTAGGCGAACAACACGACATAGTTGACCTTCCCAAAATCTCGTTCTGCTCGATTGACCAAAACGCGGTACACGTTCGGCGTGCGGACGCGCGGCCGGACTTCGCCGGTCGGGACGATGATGTCGTCACCCCACTGCACAGCGGTGGTCGTAACGTGGTTGGCGGGAATCGCGCCAGCTGCAGCCCAAGTGTCGGTGATGGTGTGGTAGGCGAGCGATTCTTTGACAAAGCCCGGATGGTTGTCCTTCAGTTCGTCGCTTTGGAAGAACCGTTCTTCCGTCGCCCCGCCGAGCACAAAGACGTGACTTTGGCCGAACTTGATACTCGTACCCGCCATCACGCATCGCGGAGCGTCGCTTCGTTGTCGCCATTGGCCCGTATTCGGATTGAACTCCCAGACGTCACGCAGAAACTCGAAGCTGGATTGCTCCACCGCCGGCCCCTCCTGGCGCCTGCCACTGATGACGTACACGCAGTCGTTGTACCCATTGTGCTGGCTGACGGTCAGGTTCAACGCCCGCGTCGGTCCCGGCCAAGTCGGCAACTCCTTCCAGACGAATTCACGTTTGCTTGCCATTTGCGAGAGGTCAAGGGACCAAAAATTCGTCATCGCTGTTTCGAGTGACGGACCGCTTTGACCGCCTGCCACATAGATCACATCACCGATCATCGTCGCGGCTGAAAACGCGCACGGCGATGGCAACGAAGGATACTCTGTCGTCATGATTCGCTCGGACTCGGCATCCCAACTGAGCATGAACACGTCATCACAGGTTTCCTGGGAGTCGTTCCCACCGATGCAAACCACACCGTCATTGGTCGAGACGGAGGCCCCATAAGCGACCGCACGGCCGAGCGTGCCGCCATCTTTCCATGCGTAGCCGTCCCCACTTCTTGTGAGGACAAAGACACGATCATGCCAAACTTTTTCGTTGTCCCAGACCGGCTTGGGGAAGTTCGCTCCGCCAGCGACGATCAAGGCGTCGTTGTGAACACCGACAAACGGACCGGCAAAACCAAGCTCATCCGGTACTGGCGGAAGCTCGCTCCATGACAGCAATTCTTGAGCCGTCGCGATTGGCGACGAGATGACGGCTGTCAGCAGCAACAAGATAGGCACAAAACGTTTCATGGTCTTTTCGATCGTAGCGCAGGCTGCCAGCCTGCAAGTCGTTGTGGTCATTCGGCCAGTGGCAGGTTGGCGGCCTGAAGTTCGTTGAACCCAATCGCTTCCAAATCAGCCCGCAACGACTTTGTTTCCGCCATGGACAAACGTCCTTGTGGCAATCGACATCCACCGACGCTCAATCCACGCATTTCAAGAATGGCCTTCATCGCTGGATGAAACGGATACCGGCCGATTGCCCGAATCATCTCGATCGATCGTGATTGCCAATGCCTCGCTCGCTCGATATCGCCTTGATTGAATGCTTCGATGATTCGGCGGTACAGAGGTGCCGCGATGTTGTACGTGCTGCCAATGCCCGCGCGAGCCCCTGTCGCGAGCGCTCCCAGCAACATTTCGTCACATCCCCAAACCACATCGAAACGCCCATCCTGGAGTTCAAGGCAATGCTGAAACTCGAACAGTTTGGTATCGGTGTATTTCAAGCCGGCTAAGTTTGGGATTCGCTCGCCCCCCTTCAACAGGAACTCGCCCATATCAATCGCCGATCCCGTCAATGCGGGAATGTGATAGTAGT from Novipirellula artificiosorum encodes the following:
- a CDS encoding AGE family epimerase/isomerase yields the protein MDDNRRNELRATYRDGLLHDTLPFWIKHGLDREDGGFMMSLDRDGAVIDTDKGVWQQGRFTWLLGELYNNVEQRDEWLDLAKHGARFLDECCFDPSDDRMWFHVTKEGKPIRKRRYAFSESFASIAYGELFKATGDEHYAVKARRTFQRFIDHNLDPQGVVPKFTSTRPTRGIGFPMITIATAQELRESIGLADANRWIDRSIDDIRRFHIKEDIQCVMETVSPNGDIINHFDGRMLNPGHAIEGAWFIMREGKLRGDDRLIQTGCQMLDWMWQRGWDTEYGGILYFVDVYGLPVQEYWHDMKFWWPQNETIIATLLAHELTGDSKYADWHRRIHDWTYAHFPDAEHGEWFGYLHRDGRISSQLKGNVWKGPFHLPRMQLTCWQLLAASESITPYSPRPGAQ
- a CDS encoding sodium:solute symporter family transporter translates to MKRFVPILLLLTAVISSPIATAQELLSWSELPPVPDELGFAGPFVGVHNDALIVAGGANFPKPVWDNEKVWHDRVFVLTRSGDGYAWKDGGTLGRAVAYGASVSTNDGVVCIGGNDSQETCDDVFMLSWDAESERIMTTEYPSLPSPCAFSAATMIGDVIYVAGGQSGPSLETAMTNFWSLDLSQMASKREFVWKELPTWPGPTRALNLTVSQHNGYNDCVYVISGRRQEGPAVEQSSFEFLRDVWEFNPNTGQWRQRSDAPRCVMAGTSIKFGQSHVFVLGGATEERFFQSDELKDNHPGFVKESLAYHTITDTWAAAGAIPANHVTTTAVQWGDDIIVPTGEVRPRVRTPNVYRVLVNRAERDFGKVNYVVLFAYLLSMVGVGAYVARKNKNTDDYFRGGGHLPWWAAGCSIFATMLSSLTFTGIPSKAYAQDWVYSIGNFTIPLVAIIAVYVAMPFFRRIDATSAYEYLEKRFSRPVRLFGSASFTLFHLFRMAVVMSLTGLALSVATPLTPSQSVLLMGVLSILYCTMGGVEAVIWTDTIQTFVLLGGAVVAFVLLVMGTDGGASGFVSAANASDKFQIANHHLSPTSAQIALWVIVVGAIGQNLSSYTADQAVVQRYMTTADQRMAARSIWTNAVLTVPATLLFFGIGTALFAFYQSNPDRLDPTITTDQVFPYFIAHEMPIGLAGLIVAGVFAAAQSTVSTSMNSTATALVTDFLRPFDLCNSDGSYLSAARGLTFLMGVIGTLLGLVFVNPDIKSLFDTFLVVIGLFMGVLGGLFVLGGTTTRANSTGAMVGALVGATVMFSLWKFTAINGYLYTSCGITTCFVVGYLTSLATPKPNRDLTGLTLHTLQKPEGGTAAAK
- a CDS encoding dihydrodipicolinate synthase family protein; amino-acid sequence: MTTTTLSGLIAATYTPLNDGGDVNLSAIPQMVDYLLSQGVSGLYVCGSTGEGMSLTSDERRAVASAYVEATAKHIPVIVQVGHNSVHEACQLAEHAQAIGADVISATCPSYFKVADVAMLVETMAEVAGGAPDLPFYYYHIPALTGSAIDMGEFLLKGGERIPNLAGLKYTDTKLFEFQHCLELQDGRFDVVWGCDEMLLGALATGARAGIGSTYNIAAPLYRRIIEAFNQGDIERARHWQSRSIEMIRAIGRYPFHPAMKAILEMRGLSVGGCRLPQGRLSMAETKSLRADLEAIGFNELQAANLPLAE